A region of the Rhodothermales bacterium genome:
TTCGCTCAGAATCTTCTTCATCTCCGCTTTGACCGCGTCGGTGATCACCCGCGGTCCCCTCGAATAGCCGCCGTACTCGGCCGTGTCGCTCACCGAGTAGTTCATGTATTCCAGACCACCCTCGTAGTAGAGGTCGACAATGAGCTTCAGCTCGTGCAAGCACTCGAAGTACGCAAGCTCCGGCGGGTATCCGGCTTCCGTGAGCGTCTCAAACCCGGCCTTTATGAGTGCCTCCGATCCACCGCAGAGCACGGCCTGCTCACCGAACAGATCCGTCTCCGTCTCATCCTTGAAGTTTGTCTCGATCACTCCCGCGCGTGTTCCACCGATCGCACCCGCATAGCTCAATGCGAGATCCCGTGCCCGCCCCGATGCATCCTGGTGAACGGCCACCAGGCACGGCACACCCTTGCTCTCGGTGTACGTGCGGCGCACGAGATGGCCCGGTGACTTCGGGGCAACCATGAAGACGTCAACTCCGTCTGGAGCCTCAATCTGCCCGTAGTGAATGTTGAAACCGTGGCCAAATCCGAGCGCCTTTCCCGGCGTCATGTGAGGTTCAATGTCCGCGTAGTAGACGCGCCGCTGATCCTGATCAGGGAT
Encoded here:
- the ilvC gene encoding ketol-acid reductoisomerase; protein product: MKVYYESDPQLIRSKKVAVIGYGSQGHAHALNLHESGVDVVVGLRPNSASEAKCASRGLAVASVSDAAAWGDVIMILIPDQDQRRVYYADIEPHMTPGKALGFGHGFNIHYGQIEAPDGVDVFMVAPKSPGHLVRRTYTESKGVPCLVAVHQDASGRARDLALSYAGAIGGTRAGVIETNFKDETETDLFGEQAVLCGGSEALIKAGFETLTEAGYPPELAYFECLHELKLIVDLYYEGGLEYMNYSVSDTAEYGGYSRGPRVITDAVKAEMKKILSEVQDGSFAREWIAECEAGGANMQRLRAASADHPVEKVGKKLRTMMSWLKKSGPEDTVASPVEVRAAS